The genome window ATTAACATGAGAGCCTCAGAAAACACGCTGGaaatcaaaaatgtgtctgtctgcaccaAGGGAGTTGCATATACTATTGCACTGCTCCAATATGAAATGACAGCTATTACAAAGGATGCATCTCACCGGGTTCCTAAAGAGTGAGAGGAAGTGCgctttgtgtttcttcagttGCAGGTCAAGGAGGTGGACACTCTCTGGCTGTCTCCTCAACACTGCGCCATCCACTGTTTCCCACAACTCCTTTAGCGGCCCCCACAGACTGGCTCCTGAGTGGGTAAGGGTCTTGTCTCATCACACACGTGCAGAACTGATTTCGACCCATCCTACTGTGTACATTTCTTATAATCTTATAATTTGTTTCgcttgttttatgtattttgtgtgtCCCACAAATGATGCATAGGTTCTGCTGAATCATACACTCATATTTGGCAAGAATTAAATTGTATTATGGCAATACACTGTTAGTGAATAATCTTCTATGcaataaatggaaatgtaaaGTATGATGTAAATGTCTGAAAGGACGGGTGCTGGGAAGTGATTCTTGATTCTGACATTGTGATGAGCTTCCATAGAGGACAGCACAATAAACTGGAGGCTGGTATAAGCCTGGATCTCTTACGCGAACTTGTCTGACAGTTAACTTTAGGCGTGGTGCACCACAACACATAAGCAGTGTTGCCAAACATTTCTTTGCGTGTTCCAAGTCAGTTTGTTTGAGTTTCATTTACAAGTAAGTGACCTCGTCTGCTGACCCATCTGACAGGTGTCACGTCAGAGGAGTCACATAGACCGTGTGGCAGTGGTTAAGGATGTATGTTAACACTAGGTGTAAACGTGCGTTCCCAccaatttgtttgtttgtttgtttaaccaACGCTAGCTAACCCAACGTTTAATAGGAGGCTAGGCTAAGTTAGCCTAGCAGCCAGAGCCTGAACTTGAATGGTCCATCACCATGCGGTCATAACATGACATGCAACACAACTGGCGGTAAAAAGACAATATGTACGGGCTTATATGTTAAATACCAACGAAGAACAACCGCTAGAAATGAACTCGTCTGAGTTACACTTAATGAAAGAAATATAATTCATACCTGAATTTACCGCCATCTGCGCCGCCATGATACACTCGGAAAATTGAACAGATGGTTCTGAGGTAGTGCCGGTGTGaaatttaaaatgataaattcaCTAAGCACGCTTTGATAACATTTGTTCAACAAAAAATGAACCAGTTCTAATTTAATGTGTATGCTGGGTAACTACGTAGGAAGATATTTTAGGCATTGCCGTCATTCTGTATAATCTCTTCAGGCGAGGTCCTCGAATCGTAGGAGCCGTCTAAGTGGGTGGGAATTGTAGTTTACCATTGCAGATTAACTCAAGAAGTAATTTAATGATTAGTTTAATTGGGTTGTCTCattgcttcagttttattttacaaattcTGTTCTCTTTCAGATGTTATTTTCTATAAAACTTTGATAAAGCAATTCTTTGTGAATGAATCACATGTGGTAGCAACATTGGTTCCGCCATGTGTTGTTCGTGCTGTCGGTTTGATGTTACACCAAGATGTCCATGCtagtctgacagctgtgtgcCCGTGACCGCGGGATGGAAATTcgtcatttatgtttttaaaacacagtacaCCGCATTAAAATAGAAGGGGTCTGGGGAAATTTTAATCGAAACCATGGCTCGGGTTGTGAAAGTATTTGGGAGTCTGCGAAATCACTGGAAGAAGTCCACATTTGCTGTGTGCGTCCTGTCTTACGGGGGCTACTGGCTGAATGGTAAACACTGGTGAGTACCTCAGGTCGTGGTATTTCCACTGAGTAGATAGAATACAGGCCTGTTTCTGTGTAACATTTTGTCTTGTATTTTATTAGTGATAATGTTCTGCGGAGAGAGGCGTGTCTAGTGGCCAGGGTAAGACATCTCTAATTTTTGCACATACATTGTCAACCTTCTTCAAGTCCCTTTTAATCCTGATCATCATAATCTGTGTTAGGAATTTGGGCGTCAACAGATAGCACCACAGGAGCAGTTGAAGAAAGCAACCGTGATCTTGAACCCTGCAGCTTGTGGAGGGTAAGAAGACAGAAAACTCAAAACCTCTCACTGATGCTTTTGTCTAGGCTTCCAGTTTCAGTAcaccagttttttttctcagaatgtTTCATACTTCCTGTCTCAATGATCTCTAGGAAAGCCAACAACCTATTTGAAAAGAATGCTGCTCCTATTTTACACCTGGCTGGTGTTGAAATTACAATAGTAAAGGTATGctcagctttttttcccccttggAATCCATCAATGCTATCAGTGGCTCTTGTAAAGATCCCATTGTGTGACACCATGATTCTACATTGCCTCTTCAGACAGATTATGAAGGTCAAGCAAAAAAACTGATGGAGCTCAtggaacagacagacatgctgatTGTGGCCGGAGGGGATGGCACCTTGCAGGAAGTCGTCACAGGTTTACTGCGAAGGCCAGATCAAGTAGGTGTAACAaagttattgttttgatttgtcatcAGACTTTGGTTTATGGTGGACCGCAAAACAAGATGAAGACAACTTGATCCAAACTAATCTTTTAATGTAGTCACTGATGGATGTTTTATGACTACAGGAGACAGTCAGTAACATACCGATTGGATTCATTCCACTGGGCTCTCATAATTCCTTGAGTCCAAGTCTATACCTCACAAGTGACAACAAGGTCAAGTAAGTAACTCATCAGTATCATACTTGATGATCCAAATTTTGTCATCACGCAATCCCATGACTAACTGTGACTGTTTGTGCCTCACAGCTTAAACTAGTTTTTCGACCTTATACATTTTCAGAGACATTACATCAGCAACACTGTCCATTCTGAAGGGAGAAACCGTACCGCTGGATGTGCTACAAATCAAAGTGAGAGCTAAGAATTTAGTGTTTGTCTGGAATGCAGATAGTTGTTCATGTTAGtatttgttttgaaattcaCAGATCATTTACGACTTTCGTTTTGAAATAATTTCATACTTTATAATATGCCTTCATCACATTGgataatttaattaaattttgaGGTGAGATAATTGTTTTATTGCTACAATGCAGTGAGATTTCATGTGCCAGCACTAGGACAGGAACttagatttgtgtgtgtgtgtctgtgtgtgtctgtctgtgtgtgtgtttctaggGGGAGAAAGAGCAGCCAGTCTTCGCTCTGATGGGGCTACGTTGGGGTGTGTTTAGAGATGTGGCTGCAACAATCAGCAAGTAAGAGTTCACAATTGTTCACTCAGATTATGGCAAAATTCTCAATACGAAATAGTAATTAATCCTTTTTCTCCATAGATACTGGTACCTTGGACCACTGAAGACACATGCAGCACATTGGTTTAGTGCTCTACGGGTAAGgctgtattttcttttgtcTGAGCAAGCTTGGGTTAAAACAGTACTTTGAACCAGTGTTAGCCTTATGTAGAATATCTGAAAGCCTTGTCAGCTACTGCCTGTGGAAAAAAGAATTCCTCTCTGGtatgaaaaaaatcttttaaaccttttttcttttgtgtaaCTCTTAAATCACAACTTTGCTAAGTACATTTTCATTCAGAGGATGTGCTCTTGACATGTATTGCTTATTTTCTGTTACCATCGAGCACTTGATTGATTAATTCATATTGAGTCACTCAGTCTGACACAGCTGTACCTGAAAAGAATTTAAGTGTAGCTTTCAGTGTAATCCTAGTATTTAATGACTGAGTGCTTCTATAGGAGCTTTTCATCttgacaaaaacatatttgagcAGTAAAACATATCATTATCTCATTGAATCAGTAGTTtacaatatacagtagatgTCATGGGGTGATTGCTGTATTTCATATCACCCCCCGTTTCCCTGTCATGACTGTTAAAATtatgtggctgctgctgtattTAAATGTTATACTTGTAAAATCTCACAGGAGTGGCCCCTGGTTCGGGACGTCTCAGTGTCCTACACAGCTCCCAGCCTCCGGCCCCCTGACCTGCCCCCTCATAAGCCTCCCAGACCCAACCTGCTCTCCCGCATCGCCCGCAGACTAAAAAACTACTGGAATCCTCCTGTTGAAGGTAGGGTGTGTGGTACTGTGTTGATACTCTGATCACAGCATGGCAACATCAAATCCCAACAATACAATATTGTgagttgtatttttgtgtgtgtgtgtgtgtgtgtgtgtgtgtgtgtgtgtgtgtgtgtgtgtgtgtgtgtgtgtgtgtgtgtgcaccctcAGAGCCTCCTAAAGTAGAAGAGCCAGAGGAGtggaaggagcagcagctgtcgACATTAGAGCTGTTTATTCAAACCCACAACCAAAACCCTGTGGAGAAGGTCAGTCCAAAAATCCGTACCCACTCTTGTACAATCCTGAACACTTGATTAATGACATGGCcgatattttatatttgttttctgtttatttgaacTTGCAGCGCATAAATGACTCCCTGATGATCTGTGCAGAGCCGGACGACTTCACTATGAGCGAGTTCATCGCTGTCGGGTTAGTACCGtagttttagtttatttgtctgctgcaaacagaaaacactgatgaggACAATACATATTATTTGAAAGCTTTTGTTGATGTTAATTCAAGTTAAAAAATGATGTTCCTCAttatagaaatagaaaagaagaagaccCCACTGTATTCACCAAGAACTCAACAAAACTGGAAGCCAGCGCTTGCCGGCTGCAACTGCCAGAGGTCAGAAACCCCTTTAAGTGGCCTCATTTCTCAAGTCAAAGCAAATGAGAATTATTTTAGGATCCTGCCAGTATTACTCATCTTACTCTCTAAAGCTCAGCATATTCGTTTTCGTCTGGACCCTGCAGGGCACAGGTGGCTTCTACAACATCGACAACGAGGAGTATGAAGCAATGCCTGTGGAGGTGAGGCTGTTGCCACGGAAACTACACTTCTTCATCAGTGCAGATCGCAGAGAGTAGCTCCTCTCACAGATGCAGTGAGGAAGAAAATTAAGGCAGAAAGAAGACAAGAACAGcaagacaaaaactgaactCCAGAGAAACACGAAAGCAGATGCCATGAAACCCTGACGTCATTCTGGAAACAGATGTCTGCTTTGCCAGCAGTTTAAAAGGACCCTGAAGTACGACTGGTCTGTTTCACTATATGTAAACAAATATTAAGTTGAAGTTGTGAGGTTACTACACTTACTACTTATGGAGCGGGCTATATTAAATGTCTTTGTAATCAAAAGGACCAAGGCTTTGTTTCTTTAAGCCAGTAACTCATGTACAGGTTGTCTTAAAAATTGACTTTATGTTTACTGAATGGTTTACTATTGCCATCACATTTGAACTcagtcaataaaaataatatctGTCCAAttcaaaacaaagtgtgtttatACCAGTTGACATTTAATAtgggagcatttagcagctgtctGGTGTAGGTAATCGTTGGAGGGCTGGCTGCTGGTACTCAGCAGAGTAGACGTAGGTCGGAGGTTCATAGACGAATGAATATGGAAGAATACAGGGATGCTGCAGCATTCTGAATACGTTACAAATGATCCAAGATCTTGGACCAGGAGTTTGGCAGAGTCCCTGGTGACGCTTGGTCTGGTCTGACAGATGGTGTGGACAGCAAATCTGCAGGATGAAGCAAGTGGCTGCATTGCAGGCCTCTTATCATACTGTTGTTtgggaaaacacaaaggagggctctctcttttattttggCTGTGTTAATTATGATGGAAGAATCTTGTAGGggaatgaatgtgaatgtgtctaaatacatttacagcaTTTGTTTCTAGTTACCCTGTGTATTAAGATTCTACATACATACAGAGACCAACTTTTAACATGATGGATTGTCATAGGATTACCCCAGAGATTTAGTGTTGCACTTCCATATATTTAGGGGATTCACaagagacagataaaacaaaaaaattgatcagaattaaagcagcagaggccaacacatcctgacttttagtctgTGACATGGGTCAAGCTCTGAAGGTGCTGGATCCTTCTTTTCCCACAATACAGCTGGGTCGCATCTTTAATTTGAGAGTACTTGCCTCCCTTATTGGCCACTTCTTTCAAACCTCACACTTCCAGTTCCTAGGCTTTCCATGAAAAACTCTATTTTGTGCCtccccatctcctctcctccatcctcctgcaTGTCTCAAGTCCAAGCAGACAAAATGactctgatgatgtcatcagggtcatttTTGTAGACTTTGGAGAtctccctccagagccacagaggacattgTACAACTGCTGTCACAGACTGAGAAGTAAATTGAACCTCATTTGTAAAATCAGCAGAGTGCCCCTTAAAACTAGCTGCATATAAAATAGTTTAAATTGTCTCCGCCTCAACCAATTACAAtggtaaaatgctgcttacacattaaaTCATCAGTAATAAGGATTAAATCAAATAAGTCTTGAAAAGCAATGAAAGCAGTGATGCTGGTCatagaggaaggagagaggattctggaagaaatggagaaaatagTTGTACAGTGTCAGAAGCAGAGGATCATATAACACCTAAACTGTatcaatgttttattattttacaatggCAGTACAGTGAAACTAACAGTTGCTCATGCTATTGAGTTCATGTGTACATTTGCTGACATCTCTTACAGTGTTTCACATGAGTGAATGTGAAGACTTCTTTGTTATTCTGTCAATGCTCTTGATTTACATTACAATCAGGAAGAAAACACTACTGGgatgtgttgctgcatgtgtgcaatACTTTTGCTGTCTTTGACATTCAGTAGAGTGATACGCTGCACAAACGACTCATTTAGCTAATGCTGGTACACATCTGTGAATGGCTCCACATCCAAGGCATTTTATacagtggtgtgtgttgtgcacATTCCCTTTTACATTTAACGTACACCGGGAAAGCAAACACCTTCAGAGTTTCTGTTTGCTGACAGGTAAATAGACCAGTCAGTATCAACAGGTTTCACTGGAGACAGTAAGGTCATTCAGAAGTGTTGAACTGTTGAAATGAGTCAGTCACTTTGTTGCAGTAAGTTTgagaaaatcacatttctttAAGGCCCCATTTCAAGTTTAAAGTTTTTGTCCTTCAAATGCAATACTTCGGCACTTTTTTAAACCAACCCAGACAACATCTTTGGGGGCGGTCAAGACAAAACAGTACAGGCTATAAGATCATGAAAGATCATTTCTGGAATgtgataatgaaaaaaaaaaagtataaaccactgaattacatgttttttttaaaaaaacaggggGCATAAGGAGGTTGAGAACCAATACTCCAAATGTATACAAGGTGAGCATCAGCCTCATGTTCCAACATGGAACAAATTATTGCTCTGACCAGCAACGCGAGATGAACTGAACCAGCCTGCCAGGGTTACTGAAAAGACAGAGCTGGCCCATCTCTGGAGCTGGATTCCCTCAATGGGACCGTGATGAAAAGACTGAGAGAAACCCTCAGCTGGAACAGACTCTGTCAATCTGTCAATAGAGGAGGAGTTAAAGCTTCTGCTCAGCCCTCACCGTGACCAACGCCACATCTCCAAAACCACAAAGAGATCTTTGTCAATGCTGTAGACAAGCGGAGAGGATCTCTTTGAAGCTGATAAACAAGAAAACTACAAACGGCTCCATCAAGGACTCTTCATTCAACAGGATCGCAGATGGTATATTAGCTTCCGCTGATGAAGCAGCCTCTGGCTCGGGTCAATGAAGCAAACAATGAAAGCCTGTatacagcacaacacacacacacacacttgctggCTCAACCtctcagtcagttttttttttttttttaaaaaggtacAGTTCAGCATGGTCGCCGTGTGAATCAGGAAACAGCCCGGCGGCAGACATGGTGCAGCGTTCATGATAAGTTAGTGTTATACTGTAGGGTCACATTCACTTATAATTCAAGAACCTCAGCTGATCACAACATATGAAGGTAAAACATGTAACACGACAAAGTTTTCACAACACTTCCATCAGCCATGATCAAACAAGGACACGTGATCAGAGCTACCTCGTGTTGAAGGTGCATCAAGGTAAACAGAGTACTTCAACAGTTTATCCTTCCCGTTCTGTCGGTCAGACGAACCATCCCCATTATAAAAACACTCATCAGCAAACAAACGTATTTCACCTCACCGCTCATTTTCAGTTGTGACATAATTAGCAAAAAAAAGTGATATGTGAAGAAGGCTGATATTTTCAACTAACACATAAAGTCATATTGCTGCCTTTCTGAAAGGCGAATAAAGTGGTGAAAAAGCATTTCATGTATGAACTCCCCATGCTTCATCAGAGCAAGAAACAGAATCAGAAAGTATGGTATTGTTTGAATTTCTTTCACATTATGACGGCTAGAATCTcctaaaaaatgtatttgaagcACACAGATTCATCtccagcagtaaaaaaaaacctcacccACATAATATGAATCTTTTTCTTCAGACAAAGTGGACACCAAAGCTGCAGGAGTGTGAATGTTTCAGGGACTTCTTCACTGTAATGGGTATGGAGGGGAACCACCAATCATCCTGCTGTGATGACCACACCTGATCAAGACTTCCAGTTTTTATCCAGTGCTTCAGTCATGGCCACATAAGCCGGAAtcaacacaagaacacacaaacaaatattggTGTGAATGGCTATAAGAGCTCACTGCTGCCCAGCATCACTGTCTGCTAGGCAGGTGTTTATCAGCCACCATGGACCAGTGCACAAAGTGTCCTCATCATCCACACTGGCTAGAAACAGTCTCCACAGGTCAGATGAGACACACACGGTGGGAAAACAGACACCCACAAGGGGACTGCAGGCAACAGATGAAGTCCCAGGGTGGAGGCAGTGTCTTCAGTGTCTTGGTGTATGTGGGCCTTGAAGGCACGAATATCCAGTGGTGCTCTGGTTTTCCAGGCTGAGGGGCCCTCAGGGACAGCAGAGGTTGTCTATGACCAGCGTGACGTCAATACCGTACACCTCCAGCAGGTCGACCAGGAAGGCGCGATCACCCTGGGGATCCAGCCCCATGGCCCTCACGTGCTCAGCAGTGAGGGTGGGATCACCGCTCCCTGCTACCTCAGACAGGGTCTGGAAGATGCAGTTATTCAGCTCCATAAAGAACCTAGGACAGGATTAAAGACAACTGCATCATGTTGTGGTCCTTGACATCATATTACAATGATAAAACCAATGTAACAGTACTACTGTGATTATGACTCATGTAGCAGCTATGAATACGCTCATCAGAGACTCACAGAATGAAAAGATCCTCTTCGTTTGATGTGCAGTCTCCATCCACCTCCTGAGAGTACAGCAACATTTGCCTGGGAACAAATTACAATCAATCATgaagaaatctgaaaaatagGATCTTCAGGCCTCTAATTTTGCTGGTTCACTTGATAATTTTCCttgaaatgcaacaaaaattCACTGGGCTGTATTTAAGCATGTCCCTGCTAACTTTGCAGTTTGATAACTGAACAAATTCATCTCCAAAAATGTTGGTCAGATCATTTGACACTAAACATGACGCCGTTGACAGTGTACCTCTGTTCGCTCAGTTTCCTGTACTTCTCCTTATCTGCTGCATTTAGTCGCAGCAGCGGCTGCAAATGGCTTCTGTGCGTTTTCACGTTCTGGTTATCTATGTAGACGTCGTACAGCTCTTTCTTCTCCTCGAAAATCTTCTCTGTGGTGCCTTAAAAAAGGCATGTTGACATATGAGGAATCATTTCCATAGATTACAGCTAGTGGTCAGTTGAGCATTTACATGCAGCAAAGCTTCACTCACAGGCCACATATGACATCTCCGTTTCCAGGGCAGTGATGTCAGCTACGTTGATGTAGAAGAAAGGCCGTAACTCAGGCGCAGAGGCACCGATTCCAGGAAGAGAGACATTGGCCAGGCAACAACAGCAATACACTGAGGGAGCACAAGAACACGGTGGGTGAAACACCTCCAGGGAAAtgggaaataaaaaacaccTGGGCTGCAACAGTAGGACATTCATCACATCCTAAACTGTGTTTGAGCCTCTCACCCCTGTAGCAGACCACACCCACAGGTGGAGGGGAGAAGATGAGGAGGCGTT of Chelmon rostratus isolate fCheRos1 chromosome 6, fCheRos1.pri, whole genome shotgun sequence contains these proteins:
- the agk gene encoding acylglycerol kinase, mitochondrial produces the protein MARVVKVFGSLRNHWKKSTFAVCVLSYGGYWLNGKHCDNVLRREACLVAREFGRQQIAPQEQLKKATVILNPAACGGKANNLFEKNAAPILHLAGVEITIVKTDYEGQAKKLMELMEQTDMLIVAGGDGTLQEVVTGLLRRPDQETVSNIPIGFIPLGSHNSLSPSLYLTSDNKVKDITSATLSILKGETVPLDVLQIKGEKEQPVFALMGLRWGVFRDVAATISKYWYLGPLKTHAAHWFSALREWPLVRDVSVSYTAPSLRPPDLPPHKPPRPNLLSRIARRLKNYWNPPVEEPPKVEEPEEWKEQQLSTLELFIQTHNQNPVEKRINDSLMICAEPDDFTMSEFIAVGNRKEEDPTVFTKNSTKLEASACRLQLPEGTGGFYNIDNEEYEAMPVEVRLLPRKLHFFISADRRE